From Mytilus edulis chromosome 8, xbMytEdul2.2, whole genome shotgun sequence, one genomic window encodes:
- the LOC139484962 gene encoding bombesin receptor subtype-3-like produces the protein MTPDITKMHRLVPRLILRYAYFVLILYSSEGTTQTVSKNTQNMQDLGHTPVPIAAENSTSTGNNLLSGNDTITTSHSGYEETEVSSLKGIYETLEFAQDMYVLPVVCTIGIIGNTLVATYLYKRRGTNSSFIYMFALLLADTLSLVSDLFLPFATLLYMTKVDSIMRTAANVYFWNKNFITYILKGTAFNTLCVLSAERLIAIKYPLKLKSSLTVTKPHIFLFLSFVISVCTNIQIPLFTEIGGVTDSTTNETSYKRVYTSLYFEDKSKHDSIVLFLHFFAGPVQIIFFCVMNVLIVHGIHQNRKNLLAMNMNNIDHLKSIKNLQIRLCRIFLALCFTNILAFLPNSVTTIIAKMFPELGMSVRSYSTQLLLHGGNLLRVLNSASDFIIMLAMSNEIRQDVKRRVMCVKSSSMYEEKESMSRTLSTTVGRTDVSVNGKSFIKKF, from the exons ATGACACCAGATATAACTAAG ATGCATCGACTAGTTCCACGTCTAATATTACGATACGCATACtttgtattgattttgtattCCTCTGAAGGCACCACACAAACAGTTTCTAAAAATACACAAAACATGCAGGATCTTGGGCACACACCGGTACCTATCGCAGCAGAGAACAGTACTAGTACAGGTAACAATCTGTTGTCTGGCAACGACACGATAACAACATCTCATTCAGGATACGAAGAAACTGAGGTCAGCAGTCTAAAAGGAATATATGAGACTCTAGAATTTGCACAAGACATGTATGTTTTACCTGTGGTTTGTACTATAGGTATTATTGGAAACACTTTAGTTGCTACATATTTGTACAAACGGCGCGGTACTAATTCCTCGTTCATCTACATGTTTGCTTTGCTTTTGGCTGATACGCTTAGTCTTGTATCTGATTTGTTTCTACCGTTTGCAACATTACTTTACATGACAAAGGTCGATTCAATTATGAGAACAGCAGCCAACGTATACTTCTGGAATAAAAATTTCATAACATACATATTGAAAGGAACTGCTTTTAACACTCTCTGTGTACTGTCTGCAGAACGTCTAATTGCAATAAAATATCCTCTGAAACTGAAATCATCACTAACAGTCACGAAAcctcatatatttttgtttttatcatttgtaataAGCGTCTGTACAAATATCCAAATCCCGCTGTTCACAGAAATAGGTGGTGTGACGGACAGTACAACCAATGAAACGTCGTATAAACGAGTGTATACCAGTCTTTACTTTGAAGATAAGTCAAAACATGACAGCATCGtcctatttcttcatttttttgcaGGACCAGTCCAAATTATCTTTTTCTGTGTCATGAACGTACTCATTGTTCATGGCATTCACCAAAACAGGAAAAACCTTCTTGCAATGAACATGAACAACATCGATCATCTGAAGTCTATTAAAAACCTACAAATCAGGTTATGTAGAATATTTCTGGCACTGTGTTTCACTAATATCCTTGCTTTTCTGCCTAACTCAGTTACAACTATCATTGCAAAAATGTTCCCTGAACTAGGAATGAGTGTCAGATCGTACTCCACACAGCTTCTGCTCCATGGCGGTAATTTATTAAGAGTCTTGAACAGTGCTAGTGATTTCATTATAATGCTAGCTATGTCAAATGAAATTCGCCAGGACGTGAAGAGAAGAGTGATGTGTGTGAAATCATCGAGTATGTATGAAGAAAAGGAAAGTATGTCTAGAACTTTAAGTACAACAGTTGGACGAACAGACGTTTCTGTTAATGGTAAATCTTTCATAAAGAAATTTTGA